DNA from Pirellulales bacterium:
GCCGAAGCCCTGTTGGCCGGTGGCGTTGATGCCATCGAAGTGACGTTTACCGTTCCGCGAGCACATCGTGTACTAGAGCAAGTCTCAGACCGATTTGGCGATCAAATCGCTTTAGGCGCTGGCACCGTACTCGATTCCGAGACGGCGCGTGCTGCAATTCTTGCCGGTGCCCGTTTTATCGTCGGACCTAACGTGAATTTCGACGTGATTCGTCTTTGCCGTCGCTATGGTTGTCCTGTGATGCCAGGCGCCCTGACGCCAACCGAAATCATCTCGGCGTGGGAAGCGGGGGCCGATGTTGTGAAAATTTTTCCATCCGAACTTACAGGACCGGCCTACCTAAAGGCGATTCGCGCCCCTTTGCCGCAGGTTCGTCTGATGCCCACTGGCGGCGTGAATTTGAAAACGGCCGCCGACTTTATCAAGGCCGGCGCTTGTGCTTTGGGCATCGGCGGTTCGCTGGTCGATGCGAAGTCGGTTGCTAGCAAAGACTTTGCGAAGATTACAGATTTGGCTCGGCAATACATCGAAATCGTCCGTAGATCCCGCGAACCGAGCGCGACCTGATACAGAACCGACTCGCAGCACAAGGTTCCGCGCTCTCGTGGAACCTATTCCTCTTATTTTGCCCACCTTACTTTGGCGGCAACTGTCGCTCACGCTGCCCGCCCCGCAGGGTCGATAGATTTAGGTAGATCAGGCGATCGAGCTGGACTAGCATTGCGGGCAGACAGCCTCAAGTAGCCTAACGGCTGACCTACGTACGGTTTAAGTCTCGATGAAGCGTGCGCAACTCCTTTCTTTCACGCTAACGATGGCAGCGTGTTTGGCTGGCATCGCTTGCGCTGCTGCGCCTATCGACAACACACTTCCCAAGCCGATTTGGTTTAGTCAGTTGGCGTTTTCAATTCCCTATAACCTCTCTTCTCTGCCGACAGACCAACAGCCCGCACAGATACAGCTTTACGTTTCTACCGACCGCGGCACGACATGGAAATTGTCCCAATCCGTCTCAATACAAACACGAAACTTTGATTTTCGAGCACCGGCGGAGGGCGAATATGGGTTTTTGATTCGTGAAGTAGATCGCCAGGGTCACATCAATCTCGAGCCTACAGGTCCGCCGCAGTTGCAGGTCGTTGTCGATGTCACGCCGCCGAAGCTAGCGCTTTCCGCGGTTCGCGCACCATCGGGCGAGGTTCGGGCCAACTGGCAAGCTTCCGATCCGCTGCTCAACGTTGATAGCCTCAAAGTCGAATATCAAATTGCTGGCGGCGGCTGGCGCAGCGTGGCCATTGATCCTCAACTTTGCACTCAAGATGAGACTAGCTGCGTCGGTACGGTTAATCTATGGCCGAATGAAGCTTCCCCACCGCCCGCATCTGTAACCCTTCGCGCCGAAATCCTCGACCGGGCCGGCAATCCGACTCGCGTCCAAACGAAAACCCAATCGGTCACCGCGGATGCAACCCCGCCCCAACCAGAAACCGATCGATCGACCAACAATCGCCGCGATATCTGGAACGACGCGACGACTCGATGGAAGGCAGAGCGATCGTCGTTAGGACCACTCGATCGGGACGATTCGCGCGATGCAACGACTTCCAATCGCGAAAATGCGGATGGGCCGCCGCGAATGGCTCGCAATCCCAATTGGCCGTCCAGTAAACGCAGCAAGCCCTCGAATCGTGAGGAAGGCCAAATCAATCGCCCGCTTGTCAGCGATATCAATCCGCCGATTCATAGCCAAATGCCGATTGCCGATCCTGCGCGAGAGACTCAATGCAGCGGCAATCGCGAGGAGCGAATTCAAGATCCGCAGTCGCTCAGCGACTCCCCTGCCTTGTCTGGCGATCGCCAGCAGCTACGGCTGGTCAATTCGAAATCGTTCGAGATGGACTATGAAATCCAATCGGTTGGCCCTTCTGGCATTGCCAAAGTAGAGCTTTGGGGCACGCGCGACGCGGGCCACACTTGGACAAGCTATGGAAGCGACGACGACAACCATACGCCCATGCGAGTCAATGTCGAAGGAGAAGGGCTTTACGGTTTTCGCATTACAGTGCAAAGTGGCAGTGGCTTGGCCAGCCCTTTGCCTCGCAGCGGCGATCCGCCAGAACTCTTGATTGCCGTCGATCTTACCAAGCCCAAAGTGCGGATTACCGATGCGAAAGCTGGCACCGGCGAACACGCCGGCGCATTGCTGGTTCATTGGGAGGCGGCTGACGCAGGTATAACCGATCGTCCGGTGACGTTGCAGTATTCTGACAATCCTGCTGGCCCCTGGTCGGTAATTGCCGTCAATCTAGCCGCGAACGACAAGTATGTATGGCGGCCGAGCGAAAATGCGCCCGATCAGATCTACCTGCGTGCCGAAGCGCGCGACGAAGCTGGCAATGTCGGGGTCTATGAATCGCGCGAGCCAGTGTCGCTCGATCGCATTCGCCCCGAAGGCCGTATTCGCGGCGTACGCCCAATTACGGATTCAGCGAACCGCGTGCAGACGTATCAGTTCTTTCGCTGAATTGCGATCGCGAGAGCCTCGCCTAAGCAATGGGAATGAGTCGCACAGGTAGTCCTTACTCCGATGCTAGCGTGCGATTGGGTTCGAATGCCTTCCTACGAAAGGATCGGTGCAATGGCCAATTCCGATCAAGAAATGGAGAAGGTCGTCGCAAGAGTCCACAAATTGGATCAAGCAGGTACGCGAACCGCCGCCGTTCTCCGAAAGACTCTCGACCAACTGTACGATGGGCTGCACACCGGCCGTTATCGCTGGGATCAACTATATAAAACAGAGAAGACACATTGCGGCACTCTCGTCGAAATCAATTTGCAAAGAGAGTTTGAGTTCGAGGACGGGGTGGCAATGGACTATCGCATCGATGGAATCGAAGTCGATTGCAAGTATTCACAATCGATAGGTGGGTGGATGATCCCTCCTGAATCGATAGGACATTTGTGTCTGCTAATTTCAGCCGACGACGAACAAAGCATTTGGAGTCTTGGAGTAGCAAGGATTAAAGAGGGAATTCTCAGTGGGGGCGGAAATAGGGATGCCAAACGTTCAATTACTGCTTTGGGCCGCAATAGGATTACCTGGATCTTTAGAGACGCGGCTTTGCTCCCGAACATTCTGTTGCAACTACCTCGCCAAGTCGTCGATAAGATTATGGCCCTTTCCAATGGTCAGCAGCGAATCGACGAAATCTTCCGGGTTGCTCAAAAGATGAGGATTAGCCGAGGCGTGATTTCTACACTTGGTCAACAAGTCGATTTTATGAAGCGAATGCGCGGCAACGGCGGATCGAGAAGCCGCCTAAAGCCCGAGGGAATCGTTATCCTTGGTCACTATGAGGAACACCAGCGCATCGCCATTACACTTGGCGTTCCCGTTCCGCAGCGAGGCGAATCCGTCAGCGTACGAGTGGTTCGCACAAAGGAATCGGGACAAGGTGCCGTTAGTCTCGACGGTCGATTTTGGCGAATTGCAAAACCAACCGATCCAATACAGCCTGCGCCAGATTGCCCATACCGTTAGCGGTTATGCGAGTTTGAGCTTGGCCTGTGTGTTCCTTAAGCGTTTTCTGGTGAGATCGTTAAACGCAGGGTTCAACTCGATCAGCACAGCTTTGCGGCCTTCTTCTCGTGCAACGGCTCCAGTGGTTCCTGAGCCGCCAAACGGATCGAGAACAGTGTCTCCGGGTCGCGTTGCCAGCAGGATGCAGCGTCGGGCGAGTTCGCGCGGGAATGCCGCTGGGTGTCCGTTGCCACTGGTGTCTGGCCCAAGCCTCCAGTAATTCCGCAGGTTCGCTCCAGTTTCTTCCCGGACGCCGCCACCATCGTAATAATAACTCGGGTTCTTCGCAAACAGAAATATTTCTTCTGTGGCATTCGTAGGCCGATTCTTCACACTCTCGGGCATCGCGGTTTTCTTGATCCAGACGACACGCGAGCGAAGAATCCAACCATCGGCCTGCATTGCGAACGCAACTCTCCAGGGTAGCCCCATCAGGTCACGATCTTTTAACCCCCATACCTCTGGAACTTTACAGTTTCGCTTTTGGATCAGTTTCCTCGTATTGCCAACCTTTGCATTGGGGCCGCACACTCCGGTCCCACCGTTACGGGCATACCCATCCCCCACATTGAGCCACACGGTTCCGTCTTTCCTCAATACTTTACGCACCTCTCGAAAAATGCCCACCAGGCTTTCGACATACAGATCCGGACTGGCTTCGGTTCCTATCTGTGCCGTATGATCGTAATCTCGAAGCCCCCAGTACG
Protein-coding regions in this window:
- a CDS encoding bifunctional 2-keto-4-hydroxyglutarate aldolase/2-keto-3-deoxy-6-phosphogluconate aldolase gives rise to the protein MNNSLERILASGVVAVLRATSGELLIDVAEALLAGGVDAIEVTFTVPRAHRVLEQVSDRFGDQIALGAGTVLDSETARAAILAGARFIVGPNVNFDVIRLCRRYGCPVMPGALTPTEIISAWEAGADVVKIFPSELTGPAYLKAIRAPLPQVRLMPTGGVNLKTAADFIKAGACALGIGGSLVDAKSVASKDFAKITDLARQYIEIVRRSREPSAT
- a CDS encoding NaeI family type II restriction endonuclease, with the protein product MANSDQEMEKVVARVHKLDQAGTRTAAVLRKTLDQLYDGLHTGRYRWDQLYKTEKTHCGTLVEINLQREFEFEDGVAMDYRIDGIEVDCKYSQSIGGWMIPPESIGHLCLLISADDEQSIWSLGVARIKEGILSGGGNRDAKRSITALGRNRITWIFRDAALLPNILLQLPRQVVDKIMALSNGQQRIDEIFRVAQKMRISRGVISTLGQQVDFMKRMRGNGGSRSRLKPEGIVILGHYEEHQRIAITLGVPVPQRGESVSVRVVRTKESGQGAVSLDGRFWRIAKPTDPIQPAPDCPYR
- a CDS encoding site-specific DNA-methyltransferase — protein: MKTRLAKNHQRTLETVAIFTGDSRIVLPTLDPESIQCCITSPPYWGLRDYDHTAQIGTEASPDLYVESLVGIFREVRKVLRKDGTVWLNVGDGYARNGGTGVCGPNAKVGNTRKLIQKRNCKVPEVWGLKDRDLMGLPWRVAFAMQADGWILRSRVVWIKKTAMPESVKNRPTNATEEIFLFAKNPSYYYDGGGVREETGANLRNYWRLGPDTSGNGHPAAFPRELARRCILLATRPGDTVLDPFGGSGTTGAVAREEGRKAVLIELNPAFNDLTRKRLRNTQAKLKLA